Proteins from one Streptosporangium becharense genomic window:
- a CDS encoding sugar ABC transporter ATP-binding protein — protein sequence MAEPAVLVEGAGKSFGANRALDDVTLHAYAGELSAVMGENGAGKSTLMKILAGLQPPDQGRVVIHGEQVRRFEPAELLTRHRVALVPQELALCRERTVAENVLLGTEPGRGPFPSRALLERRTAELLAELDLDLDPRTPVGRLDLATQQLVVIARSLARRCRVLILDEPTAMLTPAESERLFTLLGRLRGSGVALLYVSHRIPEVFALADRIHVLRDGRITASWRTTETTPDEVVGAMVGRELAEEERGRWADPAAPVLARMDGLTGRGFAGVSAEVRRGEVLGVAGLPDSGRTELLRGVFGADPLTGGSLRIEGKAVTFRSPAEAIRAGVAYVPAERRQQGILPTMSVADNIGVLQLGRASRFGLLSRRRLAGDAAERARRLRVKHASGVQGIGELSGGNQQKAVIARWLSIDPRLLLLDEPTRGIDVGAKAEIYDLLGGLAADGVAIVMSSSDLPELLRVCDRIAVMREGRLAGVLSREEATEEKIMAIATGVAGGEDR from the coding sequence ATGGCCGAACCGGCGGTCCTGGTCGAGGGCGCCGGCAAGTCCTTCGGGGCGAACCGGGCGCTGGACGACGTGACGTTGCACGCGTACGCGGGCGAGCTGAGCGCCGTGATGGGCGAGAACGGCGCGGGGAAGTCCACGCTGATGAAGATCCTGGCCGGGCTCCAGCCTCCCGACCAGGGGCGGGTCGTCATCCACGGGGAGCAGGTGCGGCGCTTCGAGCCCGCCGAGCTGCTGACCCGCCACCGGGTGGCGCTCGTCCCCCAGGAGCTGGCGCTCTGCCGGGAGCGCACCGTCGCCGAGAACGTCCTGCTCGGCACGGAGCCCGGCCGGGGCCCCTTCCCCTCCCGGGCCCTGCTGGAGCGGCGCACCGCCGAACTGCTCGCCGAGCTCGACCTAGACCTCGACCCGCGCACGCCGGTCGGCCGCCTCGACCTCGCCACCCAGCAGCTCGTCGTCATCGCCCGGTCGCTGGCCCGCCGGTGCCGGGTGCTGATCCTGGACGAGCCGACCGCGATGCTCACCCCCGCCGAGTCGGAGCGGCTGTTCACCCTGCTGGGCCGGCTGCGCGGCTCCGGCGTCGCCCTGCTGTACGTCTCGCACCGCATCCCCGAGGTGTTCGCCCTGGCCGACCGCATCCACGTGCTGCGCGACGGCCGGATCACCGCCTCCTGGCGCACCACCGAGACCACCCCGGACGAGGTCGTGGGCGCCATGGTCGGCCGGGAGCTCGCCGAGGAGGAGCGGGGGCGGTGGGCCGACCCCGCCGCGCCGGTCCTGGCCCGGATGGACGGCCTGACCGGCAGGGGCTTCGCCGGGGTGTCGGCCGAGGTGCGGCGCGGCGAGGTGCTCGGCGTGGCCGGGCTGCCCGACAGCGGACGCACCGAGCTGCTGCGCGGCGTGTTCGGCGCCGACCCGCTCACCGGCGGCTCGCTGAGGATCGAGGGGAAGGCGGTGACGTTCCGTTCGCCGGCCGAGGCCATCCGCGCCGGCGTCGCCTACGTCCCCGCCGAACGCCGTCAGCAGGGCATCCTGCCCACGATGAGCGTCGCCGACAACATCGGCGTGCTCCAGCTGGGCCGCGCCTCCCGGTTCGGCCTGCTGTCGCGGCGCCGCCTGGCCGGTGACGCCGCCGAACGGGCCCGGAGGCTGCGGGTCAAGCACGCCTCGGGCGTCCAGGGCATCGGCGAGCTGTCCGGCGGCAACCAGCAGAAGGCGGTCATCGCCCGCTGGCTGTCCATCGACCCCCGCCTGCTCCTGCTCGACGAGCCCACCCGCGGCATCGACGTGGGCGCCAAGGCGGAGATCTACGACCTGCTCGGCGGGCTGGCCGCCGACGGCGTCGCGATCGTCATGTCCTCCTCCGACCTGCCGGAGCTGCTGCGGGTCTGCGACCGGATCGCGGTCATGCGCGAGGGCCGGCTGGCGGGCGTGCTCAGCCGCGAGGAGGCCACCGAAGAGAAGATCATGGCCATCGCCACCGGCGTGGCCGGAGGGGAAGACCGATGA
- a CDS encoding sugar ABC transporter substrate-binding protein has protein sequence MKKFRSLLTVATVTASVLLAAGCGAIEAPGGTAAAGGDAASGGEFKLASRISDDVKQNKKLVIRLSYHDPSLAFASPIRQGVEKAAAELGVDAKIVGPTGGDANQQVSELQTLINQGQVHGLAVSSASSDALKPVIAQAAAAGIPIISFNTDNPGSAQMAFVGQDLEKSGESEAAELVKLVGDKKGKVVVFSVDTGAGWSHDRFTGFKRGLEGSGLEIVGPVNTGNEPSKAYNTVESTMAAQKDAVAVASLDCCSFTAAAKWIKDSGNTGKIHAVGFDVLPQTVEYLKGGVVDMTISQNPVDQGYRSVKLLVDHLRDGTPIADVDTGAVLVTEDNVDDVPVEG, from the coding sequence ATGAAGAAGTTCCGTTCCCTGCTCACCGTCGCCACCGTCACCGCCTCCGTCCTGCTGGCCGCGGGATGCGGCGCGATCGAGGCCCCCGGCGGGACGGCCGCCGCAGGCGGTGACGCGGCCTCCGGCGGCGAGTTCAAGCTCGCCTCCCGCATCAGCGACGACGTCAAGCAGAACAAGAAGCTGGTGATCCGGCTCAGCTACCACGACCCGTCGCTCGCCTTCGCCTCCCCCATCCGTCAGGGCGTGGAGAAGGCCGCCGCCGAACTCGGCGTCGACGCCAAGATCGTCGGCCCCACCGGCGGCGACGCCAACCAGCAGGTGTCGGAGCTGCAGACCCTCATCAACCAGGGGCAGGTCCACGGCCTGGCCGTCTCGTCGGCCAGCAGCGACGCCCTCAAGCCGGTGATCGCCCAGGCCGCGGCGGCGGGCATCCCGATCATCTCCTTCAACACCGACAACCCGGGTTCCGCGCAGATGGCCTTCGTCGGCCAGGACCTGGAGAAGTCCGGCGAGTCCGAGGCCGCCGAGCTGGTCAAGCTGGTCGGCGACAAGAAGGGCAAGGTCGTCGTCTTCTCGGTGGACACCGGCGCCGGCTGGTCGCACGACCGCTTCACCGGGTTCAAGCGCGGCCTGGAGGGATCCGGCCTGGAGATCGTCGGCCCGGTCAACACCGGGAACGAGCCCAGCAAGGCGTACAACACCGTGGAGAGCACGATGGCCGCGCAGAAGGACGCCGTCGCCGTCGCCTCCCTGGACTGCTGCAGCTTCACCGCCGCAGCCAAGTGGATCAAGGATTCCGGCAACACCGGGAAGATCCACGCGGTGGGCTTCGACGTCCTCCCGCAGACCGTGGAGTACCTCAAGGGCGGCGTGGTCGACATGACCATCAGCCAGAACCCGGTCGACCAGGGCTACCGGTCCGTCAAGCTCCTCGTCGACCACCTGCGCGACGGCACGCCCATCGCGGACGTGGACACCGGGGCCGTGCTGGTCACCGAGGACAACGTCGACGACGTGCCGGTGGAGGGCTGA
- a CDS encoding extracellular solute-binding protein, translating to MHRRLTATVAVITIGLLAGACATGTAPQAEQAPAGGPADLTFWMTGSEDDALVMQKAADLYTRSHPNVKIKVSALSWDDGHAKVLAAATGKNGPDIVSGGLSWGIEFGGLGGMVDLREQGVPDAVKGKTQQGVWESITSPDGAVYGTPLDMTVYLTYYRKDLLEKSGLQPPRTWQELTAAIRKLRADGVKVPYSMDWGNIDWLQYFNFLRQAGGSLYTPDCEPALNDDAGVTALDYWAGLYTEHKAPTQTAEVPAALANGVAMVSGGSWQIKAVDTAQPKMKGKWATAPLPAGPAGPGAFIGGRIVGVMSHSKYTAQAADFIKSLYTPEAVRTLTEAAAARGVLWISPLTDNIADLPATPDQVEAIKAAFASGYGPPNCPGWETSQAEVTKKLQEVVYGRSAARTALDAAAKIMERNAG from the coding sequence GTGCACAGACGCCTCACGGCCACGGTGGCTGTCATCACGATCGGCCTGCTGGCCGGTGCCTGTGCGACCGGCACCGCCCCGCAGGCGGAGCAGGCCCCGGCCGGCGGCCCGGCCGACCTCACGTTCTGGATGACCGGTTCGGAAGACGACGCCCTGGTCATGCAGAAAGCCGCGGATCTCTACACCCGGAGCCACCCGAACGTGAAGATCAAGGTTTCGGCGCTGAGCTGGGACGACGGCCACGCCAAGGTCCTGGCCGCGGCCACCGGCAAGAACGGGCCCGACATCGTCTCCGGCGGCCTGTCGTGGGGCATCGAGTTCGGCGGCCTGGGCGGCATGGTCGACCTGCGCGAGCAGGGCGTCCCGGACGCGGTCAAGGGCAAGACCCAGCAGGGCGTCTGGGAGTCCATCACCTCGCCGGACGGGGCGGTCTACGGCACCCCGCTCGACATGACGGTCTACCTGACCTACTACCGCAAGGACCTGCTGGAGAAGTCCGGCCTCCAGCCGCCCAGGACCTGGCAAGAGCTCACCGCCGCCATCCGGAAGCTCCGGGCGGACGGGGTGAAGGTGCCCTACTCGATGGACTGGGGCAACATCGACTGGCTGCAGTACTTCAACTTCCTGCGCCAGGCCGGCGGCAGCCTCTACACCCCCGACTGCGAGCCCGCGCTGAACGACGACGCGGGCGTCACGGCTCTCGACTACTGGGCCGGGCTGTACACCGAGCACAAGGCGCCGACCCAGACGGCCGAGGTGCCCGCCGCGCTGGCCAACGGCGTCGCGATGGTGTCCGGCGGCAGCTGGCAGATCAAGGCCGTCGACACCGCCCAGCCGAAGATGAAGGGCAAGTGGGCCACCGCACCGCTGCCCGCCGGTCCCGCCGGTCCCGGTGCCTTCATCGGCGGCCGGATCGTCGGCGTCATGTCCCACAGCAAGTACACCGCGCAGGCCGCCGACTTCATCAAGTCCCTCTACACCCCCGAGGCGGTCAGGACCCTCACCGAGGCCGCCGCGGCGCGCGGCGTGCTGTGGATCTCGCCGTTGACGGACAACATCGCCGACCTGCCCGCCACCCCCGACCAGGTCGAGGCGATCAAGGCCGCGTTCGCCTCCGGGTACGGGCCGCCCAACTGCCCCGGCTGGGAGACCAGCCAGGCCGAGGTGACCAAGAAGCTGCAGGAGGTCGTCTACGGCAGATCCGCCGCCAGGACCGCCCTGGACGCCGCCGCCAAGATCATGGAACGGAACGCGGGCTGA
- a CDS encoding adenosine deaminase, whose protein sequence is MSETAAEDTASGTGESVIELFQLPKAELHLHIEGTLEPGLAFELAHRNRVTLPFGSVEDLASRYRFENLRGFLDLYYTTMAVLRTEDDFADLARAYLGRAKAQGVRHAEVFFDLQAHLRRGVPAEAVVDGLSAALAEAEHDAGITGGLILCFLRDLPVADADAALTAAMPRVDRLLGVGLDSAELGHPPGPFAPVFRRAREAGLRAVAHAGEEAPAAYIQEALDTLGVERVDHGIRAVDDPRLIERLVTGRVPLTVCPLSNVRLKTVGSLREHPLPELMDLGVVVTVNSDDPAYFGGYVADNFLALSREAGLTLRAAERLARNSIAASFVTPGRAASLIAEVDRWAHAVRDRPPGRPAAGPPY, encoded by the coding sequence ATGTCGGAGACGGCGGCGGAGGACACCGCCTCCGGAACGGGGGAGAGCGTGATCGAGCTGTTCCAACTGCCCAAGGCGGAGCTGCACCTGCACATCGAGGGCACCCTCGAACCGGGGCTGGCCTTCGAACTCGCGCACCGCAACCGGGTCACCCTGCCGTTCGGCTCGGTCGAGGACCTCGCCTCCCGGTACCGGTTCGAGAACCTGCGGGGGTTCCTCGACCTCTACTACACGACCATGGCCGTCCTGCGCACCGAGGACGACTTCGCCGACCTCGCCCGCGCCTACCTCGGCCGGGCGAAGGCCCAGGGTGTCCGGCACGCCGAGGTGTTCTTCGACCTCCAGGCGCACCTGCGCCGCGGCGTGCCCGCGGAAGCGGTCGTCGACGGCCTGTCGGCCGCCTTGGCCGAGGCCGAACACGACGCGGGGATCACCGGCGGGCTCATTCTGTGCTTCCTGCGGGACCTGCCGGTGGCCGACGCCGACGCGGCCCTGACCGCCGCCATGCCCCGCGTCGACCGTCTCCTCGGCGTCGGCCTGGACTCGGCGGAGCTCGGACACCCACCGGGGCCGTTCGCTCCGGTGTTCCGGCGCGCGCGTGAGGCCGGACTGCGCGCGGTCGCGCACGCGGGGGAGGAGGCGCCGGCCGCCTACATCCAGGAGGCGCTCGACACCCTGGGCGTCGAACGCGTCGACCACGGCATCCGCGCCGTCGACGACCCCCGCCTGATCGAGCGCCTCGTCACCGGCCGCGTCCCGCTGACCGTCTGCCCGCTGTCGAACGTCCGGCTCAAGACGGTCGGAAGCCTCCGGGAGCACCCGCTCCCGGAGCTGATGGACCTGGGGGTCGTCGTGACCGTCAACTCCGACGACCCCGCCTACTTCGGCGGTTACGTCGCGGACAACTTCCTGGCGCTCTCCCGGGAGGCGGGGCTGACCCTCCGGGCGGCCGAACGCCTGGCCCGCAACTCCATCGCGGCGTCGTTCGTCACCCCCGGGCGGGCGGCGTCGTTAATCGCCGAAGTGGACCGCTGGGCACACGCCGTCCGCGACCGCCCGCCGGGCCGGCCCGCCGCCGGACCGCCGTACTGA
- the rbsD gene encoding D-ribose pyranase yields the protein MKRQGILNARLAGALSSLGHGDLLLVVDVGFPIPRDAERIDLAVAPDLPDLRTVIDLIANEIIVERVVRAGDVPEFNAPLEAWLRERFGDAEFEERPHTDMLGAVAREAKAVVRTGAYEPWGNVGLVSGVDVTRFFAKDGVVVPDYYRARVEAQGA from the coding sequence ATGAAACGACAGGGGATCCTCAACGCGCGGCTGGCCGGTGCGCTGTCCTCGCTCGGCCACGGCGACCTGCTGCTGGTCGTGGACGTGGGCTTCCCGATCCCGCGGGACGCCGAGCGCATCGACCTCGCCGTCGCCCCCGACCTGCCCGACCTGCGCACGGTCATCGACCTGATCGCGAACGAGATCATCGTGGAGCGGGTCGTCCGCGCCGGGGACGTGCCGGAGTTCAACGCCCCGCTGGAGGCGTGGCTGCGCGAGCGCTTCGGCGACGCCGAGTTCGAGGAGCGCCCGCACACCGACATGCTCGGCGCGGTCGCCCGGGAGGCCAAGGCCGTCGTGCGCACCGGCGCGTACGAGCCGTGGGGCAACGTCGGCCTGGTCAGCGGCGTCGACGTCACCCGCTTCTTCGCCAAGGACGGCGTCGTCGTCCCCGACTACTACCGCGCCCGCGTGGAGGCACAAGGCGCGTGA
- a CDS encoding RICIN domain-containing protein: MQNRFGRRAAAIAVAGVLTASGWAIGASAAAADPAPGAYTLVNAGSGLCLTVPGAGGSDGVQLTQSGCDGSAARTWHLTAVGGGFQLKAAHSGKCAGVEGASASAGKAVRQESCTGAASQTWQPAASGSNHRVVNAGSGKCLNTRDGSTAAGAPVQQNSCDSAASKQWRLVPAGSPTPTASPTVSPTAGPTVTPTVTPTVTPTGSQGSAAGLVGFATLSGHGRTGTNGGAGGQTVTVGDYAQLAAAVADDTPRIVRVSGTINGNGAKMLDVGSNKTIIGVGSNATINGFGFDVNGWGPDEVAWGGDLCDPAEKDGFTHVQNVIIRNLTFTGSADDSINVQCYSHHVWIDHNTFHPSADGSVDVKRGSDLVTVSHNRYVGTDKSMLLGHSDGNGAQDTGYLRVTYHHNWFDGSNTRHPRVRFGYAHVFANYVEVDDYFIGLGKGGEVYAESNHVKSAKTITEDFGDTKLTWTGSNFYDRATIRRANSSGSTMSDWLRADGSVPPPPYAYSAGSASSTPPAAGAGVGGADTIPR; this comes from the coding sequence GTGCAGAACAGATTCGGCAGGAGAGCCGCCGCGATCGCCGTCGCCGGCGTCCTCACCGCCTCCGGATGGGCGATCGGCGCCTCCGCCGCCGCGGCCGATCCGGCCCCCGGCGCCTACACGCTCGTCAACGCGGGCAGCGGCCTGTGCCTGACCGTGCCCGGCGCCGGCGGCTCCGACGGCGTACAGCTCACCCAGTCCGGCTGCGACGGTTCCGCCGCGCGGACCTGGCACCTGACCGCCGTCGGCGGCGGGTTCCAGCTTAAGGCGGCGCACAGCGGCAAGTGCGCGGGTGTCGAGGGGGCGAGCGCCTCCGCGGGCAAGGCCGTACGGCAGGAGAGCTGCACCGGCGCCGCCTCCCAGACCTGGCAGCCGGCCGCCTCCGGCTCGAACCACCGGGTGGTCAACGCGGGCAGCGGCAAGTGCCTCAACACCAGGGACGGCTCGACGGCCGCCGGCGCACCGGTCCAGCAGAACTCCTGCGACTCGGCGGCGAGCAAGCAGTGGCGGCTGGTCCCTGCCGGATCCCCGACCCCGACCGCGTCCCCGACCGTCTCCCCGACGGCGGGTCCCACCGTCACACCCACGGTGACACCGACAGTGACACCGACCGGCTCCCAGGGCAGCGCCGCCGGACTGGTGGGCTTCGCCACCCTGAGTGGGCACGGCCGCACCGGCACGAACGGCGGCGCCGGCGGCCAGACGGTGACCGTCGGCGACTACGCGCAGCTGGCGGCGGCCGTCGCCGACGACACACCCCGGATCGTCCGGGTGTCGGGCACGATCAACGGCAACGGCGCGAAGATGCTGGACGTCGGGTCGAACAAGACCATCATCGGCGTCGGGTCGAACGCGACGATCAACGGGTTCGGATTCGACGTCAACGGCTGGGGCCCCGACGAGGTCGCGTGGGGCGGTGACCTCTGCGACCCCGCCGAGAAGGACGGGTTCACCCACGTCCAGAATGTGATCATCCGGAACCTGACGTTCACCGGTTCCGCCGACGACTCGATCAACGTGCAGTGCTACTCCCATCACGTGTGGATCGACCACAACACCTTCCACCCGTCGGCCGACGGCTCGGTGGACGTCAAGCGCGGGTCGGACCTGGTGACCGTCTCCCACAACCGGTATGTCGGCACGGACAAGTCGATGCTGCTGGGGCACAGCGACGGCAACGGCGCGCAGGACACGGGCTACCTGCGCGTCACCTACCACCACAACTGGTTCGACGGGTCCAACACCCGCCATCCGCGGGTGCGGTTCGGGTACGCCCACGTGTTCGCCAACTACGTGGAGGTCGACGACTACTTCATCGGCCTGGGTAAGGGGGGCGAGGTCTACGCCGAGAGCAACCACGTGAAGAGCGCCAAGACGATCACGGAGGACTTCGGCGACACGAAGCTGACCTGGACGGGCAGCAACTTCTACGACAGGGCGACGATCCGGCGGGCGAACAGCAGCGGCAGCACCATGAGCGACTGGCTGCGCGCCGACGGCAGCGTTCCGCCGCCGCCGTACGCCTACTCGGCCGGTTCCGCCTCCTCCACACCGCCGGCCGCGGGCGCCGGCGTCGGCGGCGCGGACACGATCCCGCGATGA
- a CDS encoding LacI family DNA-binding transcriptional regulator yields MKRPTIADIARRAGVSKVAVSYALNGQPGVSETTRATIMAIAEEIGWRPNSAARALNGARARSIGLALCRPARILGVEPFFMELISGIQDELSAQSYALMFQVVRDHTEEMDLYRRWWGEGRIDGAILVDLHLSDPRVAVTQALRMPAVVIGHPSEAGSLTPVWSDDGAAVRETVRYLAALGHRRLARVAGLPRLVHTVLRDRAFTEVCEELGLDGHVIVHTDYTGEQGARATRRLLSAPGRPSAVVYDNDIMAVAGLSVAQELRLDVPGDLSVVAWDDSPLSQVVRPPLTALSRDIPAYGGHAARALMSLIAGERVAGFEDAAPQLTPRGSTGAPARA; encoded by the coding sequence GTGAAGCGACCGACGATTGCGGACATCGCCCGGCGCGCCGGCGTGTCGAAGGTCGCGGTCTCCTACGCGCTGAACGGCCAGCCCGGGGTGTCGGAGACGACCCGGGCGACGATCATGGCCATCGCCGAGGAGATCGGCTGGCGCCCGAACAGCGCCGCCCGCGCGCTGAACGGCGCCCGCGCGCGCTCCATCGGCCTGGCCCTGTGCCGGCCCGCGCGCATACTCGGCGTGGAGCCGTTCTTCATGGAGCTGATCAGTGGTATCCAGGACGAGCTGTCCGCCCAGTCGTACGCCCTGATGTTCCAGGTCGTCAGGGACCACACCGAGGAGATGGACCTCTACCGGCGCTGGTGGGGCGAGGGTCGCATCGACGGGGCGATCCTGGTCGATCTGCACCTGTCCGATCCCCGGGTGGCGGTGACACAGGCGTTGCGCATGCCGGCCGTCGTGATCGGCCACCCGTCGGAGGCGGGCTCGCTCACCCCGGTCTGGTCCGACGACGGCGCGGCCGTGCGCGAGACCGTGCGCTACCTCGCCGCGCTCGGTCACCGCCGCCTCGCCCGCGTCGCCGGACTGCCGAGGCTCGTCCACACGGTCCTGCGCGACCGCGCGTTCACCGAGGTGTGCGAGGAGCTGGGCCTGGACGGCCACGTCATCGTGCACACCGACTACACCGGCGAGCAGGGCGCCCGCGCCACCCGCCGCCTGCTCAGCGCGCCGGGCCGTCCGTCCGCGGTCGTCTACGACAACGACATCATGGCCGTGGCCGGGCTGTCCGTCGCCCAGGAACTACGGCTCGACGTCCCCGGCGACCTGTCCGTCGTCGCCTGGGACGACTCGCCCCTCTCCCAGGTGGTGAGGCCCCCGCTCACCGCGCTGAGCCGTGACATCCCCGCCTACGGCGGCCACGCCGCCCGCGCGCTCATGTCCCTGATCGCCGGCGAGCGCGTCGCGGGTTTCGAGGACGCCGCGCCGCAGCTCACCCCGCGGGGCAGCACGGGAGCGCCGGCACGGGCGTGA
- a CDS encoding ABC transporter permease: MTALQSDARPQARASASRPSGWTRLLHARESGTLSALVVLLLIGAALAPGFLSTQNFLTVGQQIAQIGIMAVGVTFVIINAEIDLSVGSIYALGAIVTGLLISDGLPWTVAALAGVLSGAAAGFLNGALTVGLGIPSFIVTLGSLSVFRGLALLLSDGSPISLSSGTPGVAEFTLLGQGRLFGVVPMQLIFLILTVLLGWVILSRTRYGFHTYAVGGSQEAARLCGIDAGRVKILAFVMSGTLAAFAGVLGLSFLSYVQGVTGTGMELTVISAVIIGGAALFGGSGTMWGTLIGVAFIGVLQNVLNLRGISSFWQTVATGAVIILAVAVDTLLRRRTRS; this comes from the coding sequence ATGACCGCACTCCAATCGGACGCCCGCCCGCAGGCGCGGGCGTCGGCGTCCCGCCCCTCCGGCTGGACGCGCCTGCTGCACGCACGCGAGAGCGGCACCCTGTCCGCCCTGGTCGTGCTGCTCCTCATCGGCGCGGCCCTGGCCCCGGGCTTCCTGTCCACGCAGAACTTCCTCACCGTCGGCCAGCAGATCGCCCAGATCGGCATCATGGCGGTCGGCGTCACCTTCGTGATCATCAACGCCGAGATCGACCTGTCCGTCGGCTCGATCTACGCGCTCGGCGCCATCGTCACCGGCCTGCTCATCAGCGACGGGCTGCCGTGGACGGTCGCCGCGCTCGCGGGAGTGCTGTCCGGCGCCGCGGCGGGGTTCCTCAACGGGGCGCTCACCGTGGGGCTGGGCATCCCCTCCTTCATCGTGACCCTCGGCAGCCTGAGCGTCTTCCGCGGGCTGGCGCTGCTGCTCAGCGACGGCTCCCCGATCTCCCTGAGCTCCGGCACCCCCGGCGTCGCCGAGTTCACCCTCCTCGGCCAGGGACGGCTGTTCGGCGTCGTCCCCATGCAGCTCATCTTCCTGATCCTCACCGTGCTCCTGGGCTGGGTGATCCTGTCGCGCACCCGGTACGGCTTCCACACCTACGCCGTCGGCGGCAGCCAGGAGGCGGCCCGGCTGTGCGGGATCGACGCGGGCCGGGTCAAGATCCTCGCCTTCGTCATGTCGGGCACCCTCGCCGCCTTCGCCGGGGTGCTCGGCCTGTCCTTCCTCAGCTACGTGCAGGGCGTCACCGGCACCGGCATGGAGCTGACCGTCATCTCGGCCGTCATCATCGGCGGCGCCGCGCTGTTCGGCGGTTCGGGAACCATGTGGGGCACGCTGATCGGCGTCGCCTTCATCGGTGTCCTGCAGAACGTGCTGAACCTGCGCGGCATCTCCTCCTTCTGGCAGACGGTCGCGACCGGCGCCGTCATCATCCTCGCGGTCGCGGTGGACACCCTCCTGCGCCGCCGTACGCGCTCCTGA
- a CDS encoding ribokinase — translation MRIAVVGSYGVGMTMSASRIPEAGETVLGGVFSLGPGGKGSNQAIAAARLGGHVDLLTIVGPDAFGDQARQLWAAENVGHAHVRTGTGATMIGFIMVEPGGENRILVAPGALDELGESDVERFAGEIAAADLLVVSLEIPLATALAALRAGREAGTTTLLNPAPAVPLPREAFGWIDYLTPNMSEARILADAPGETDPDRLADALRAGGFGGALVMTLGGDGALVDEAGIRARVAPVRAPEVVDTTGAGDAFTAALAVRIAEGASLAEAVGFAAAAGAHAVGRAEVIPALPHRSDVDALLAGA, via the coding sequence ATGAGGATCGCAGTCGTGGGAAGTTACGGGGTCGGCATGACCATGTCGGCCTCCCGGATCCCCGAGGCCGGGGAGACGGTGCTCGGTGGCGTGTTCAGCCTCGGCCCCGGAGGCAAGGGATCCAACCAGGCGATCGCCGCGGCCCGCCTCGGCGGCCATGTCGACCTCCTGACGATCGTCGGCCCCGATGCCTTCGGCGACCAGGCCAGGCAGCTGTGGGCGGCCGAGAACGTGGGTCACGCTCACGTGCGCACCGGGACCGGTGCGACCATGATCGGTTTCATCATGGTCGAGCCGGGGGGCGAGAACCGGATTCTCGTCGCCCCCGGTGCCCTGGACGAGCTCGGCGAGAGCGACGTCGAGCGTTTCGCCGGCGAGATCGCCGCGGCCGACCTGCTGGTGGTGAGCCTGGAGATCCCCCTGGCCACGGCCCTCGCGGCGCTGCGCGCCGGCCGGGAGGCGGGCACGACGACCCTGCTCAACCCCGCGCCGGCCGTCCCGCTGCCGCGGGAGGCGTTCGGCTGGATCGACTACCTCACGCCGAACATGAGCGAGGCGCGGATCCTCGCGGACGCCCCGGGCGAGACCGACCCGGACCGCCTGGCCGACGCGCTGCGGGCCGGCGGCTTCGGCGGCGCGCTGGTGATGACGCTGGGCGGTGACGGCGCGCTGGTCGACGAGGCCGGGATCCGGGCCCGGGTCGCACCCGTCCGCGCTCCGGAGGTCGTCGACACCACCGGCGCGGGCGACGCCTTCACCGCCGCCCTGGCCGTGCGGATCGCCGAGGGGGCGTCCCTGGCGGAGGCCGTCGGGTTCGCCGCCGCCGCGGGAGCGCACGCGGTCGGCCGCGCCGAGGTCATCCCCGCCCTGCCCCACCGATCCGACGTCGACGCACTTCTCGCAGGAGCCTGA
- the deoC gene encoding deoxyribose-phosphate aldolase encodes MNSPAELARHIQHTRIETGLTREQMIAHCEECVTYGFDAAMVAGSWVPLAVDVLKGTGITVASALDFPTVGAMTTAGKAAEAAELVRLGAEQIDIGVQVGWLRSGRFDDFRDDIAAVVKAAGVPIKVMLELPLLTPAEREAAVALSVEAGVAYVKNASSGAVGVATPEDIRFLKERVPAGVKVKASGGIKSYAQAVALLEAGADRLGTSAGVSIVSGEQVAPAVAY; translated from the coding sequence GTGAACAGCCCCGCGGAACTGGCCCGCCACATCCAGCACACCCGGATCGAGACCGGCCTCACCAGGGAACAGATGATCGCCCACTGCGAGGAGTGCGTGACCTACGGGTTCGACGCCGCGATGGTCGCCGGCTCCTGGGTTCCCCTCGCCGTCGACGTGCTCAAGGGCACCGGCATCACGGTCGCCTCGGCGCTCGACTTCCCGACCGTCGGCGCGATGACCACCGCGGGCAAGGCCGCCGAGGCCGCCGAGCTGGTCCGCCTCGGCGCCGAGCAGATCGACATCGGCGTCCAGGTCGGCTGGCTGCGCAGCGGCAGGTTCGACGACTTCCGCGACGACATCGCCGCCGTGGTGAAGGCGGCCGGTGTGCCGATCAAGGTCATGCTGGAGCTGCCCCTGCTGACCCCGGCCGAGCGGGAGGCGGCCGTGGCGCTTTCGGTGGAAGCCGGAGTGGCTTATGTGAAGAATGCCAGCAGCGGCGCCGTCGGCGTCGCGACCCCGGAGGACATCCGCTTCCTCAAGGAGCGGGTGCCGGCCGGCGTCAAGGTCAAGGCCTCTGGCGGTATCAAGTCCTACGCCCAGGCGGTCGCCCTCCTGGAGGCCGGGGCGGACCGGCTGGGCACGAGCGCGGGAGTGTCAATTGTCAGCGGAGAGCAGGTCGCCCCGGCCGTCGCCTACTGA